From one Brevibacterium sp. 'Marine' genomic stretch:
- a CDS encoding ExeM/NucH family extracellular endonuclease — MKVTTTLSSAAALSLVAGLSLPLAPTPAVAADAAADGIHISEIAYTLETDFIEIAADPGTDVSGWTFGSVTRGGSVYAQENTITAPEDTTVGDSGAVAIDVPVTNSVKAGSAADGEYGSSAFVIDDDGELVDFQQIGGVVGGKGVTGAKNVYTPAPVVGQEAEPTGATAAGGQSIQLTDDAWTSAAPTPNALPDGDGGDLDPDGVTPIADIQGTGDASPVQGKTVTTRGVVTAAYPEGGLNGYYIQTPGTGGAGADDATPGASDGIFVYSPDTVADISIDDHVEVTGTVSEHYGQTQISVSASGFETVDEPAEAVKPVEDAFPAGDEKRESLEGMLVQPSESLTVADNYNTNTYGEVVLATGEGTLPQPTDVHRPGTPEAKALETENLDREVVLDDGATVNFLKADKDIPLPYLSQEDPVRVGAQATFTSPVVLGFDHEKWRFQPTTRLTGANAEAVQPTTFTDTRTDAPEAVGGQVSLASFNVLNYFTTTGDQLSGCQYYDDRNGDHITVRGGCDARGAANAESLKRQETKIVTAINKLDTSVVSLMEIENSAAFGKDRDDALATLVRRLNEAAGTQKWDFVESPSAVPSDEDVIRTALIYQPAEVAPQNESTILDDQDAFSNAREPLSQAFAPKDDSGEVEKDKTFVTIANHFKSKGSGSGPGNEDSGDGQGASNADRVKQAESLVGFAGDQQEAADSDLVYLLGDFNSYTQEDPMQVFYEAGYKDIAAEKTDESTYVYGSRTGSLDHVLALDASDAGNDAGTDPSAFDSVTGADVWNINSVESLALEYSRFNYNIANLYAPDQFRASDHDPVVVGLFDSSDEGGDDDADGSDEADAGDNADGAGDDANADGSSDHPGGKNAGKNGNHWGSRDGDHPGGKNAGKNGRHNGW; from the coding sequence ATGAAAGTCACGACAACTCTCTCTTCCGCCGCGGCGCTCAGCCTCGTCGCAGGCCTGTCCCTTCCCCTCGCACCGACGCCCGCAGTCGCAGCAGACGCTGCGGCAGACGGCATCCACATCTCCGAGATCGCCTACACTCTCGAGACCGACTTCATCGAGATCGCCGCCGATCCCGGCACCGATGTCTCGGGCTGGACCTTCGGCTCGGTGACTCGCGGCGGCAGCGTCTATGCGCAGGAGAACACGATCACCGCGCCCGAGGACACGACGGTCGGTGATTCCGGTGCCGTGGCCATCGACGTGCCGGTCACGAACTCCGTCAAGGCCGGCTCGGCCGCCGACGGCGAATACGGTTCGAGCGCCTTCGTCATCGACGATGACGGTGAGTTGGTCGACTTCCAGCAGATCGGCGGCGTCGTCGGCGGCAAGGGCGTCACCGGCGCGAAGAACGTCTATACCCCCGCACCGGTCGTCGGACAGGAAGCCGAGCCGACGGGCGCGACGGCCGCCGGCGGCCAGTCGATCCAGCTCACCGACGACGCATGGACGTCGGCGGCGCCCACCCCGAATGCCCTGCCCGACGGCGACGGCGGTGACCTGGATCCCGACGGCGTCACCCCGATCGCCGATATCCAGGGCACCGGCGACGCCAGCCCCGTCCAGGGCAAGACCGTGACCACCCGCGGTGTCGTCACCGCCGCCTACCCCGAGGGCGGGCTGAACGGCTACTACATCCAGACCCCGGGCACCGGTGGAGCAGGCGCCGATGACGCGACCCCCGGGGCCTCGGACGGCATCTTCGTCTACTCCCCCGACACCGTGGCCGATATCAGCATCGACGACCACGTCGAGGTCACCGGCACCGTGTCCGAACACTACGGACAGACTCAGATCTCCGTATCCGCGTCCGGCTTCGAAACAGTCGACGAACCCGCCGAGGCGGTCAAACCCGTCGAAGACGCTTTCCCCGCAGGAGACGAGAAGCGCGAATCGCTCGAAGGCATGCTCGTCCAGCCGAGCGAATCGCTGACCGTCGCCGACAACTACAACACGAACACCTACGGTGAGGTCGTCCTCGCCACCGGTGAGGGCACCCTGCCCCAACCCACCGACGTCCACCGCCCCGGCACCCCCGAGGCAAAAGCCCTGGAAACCGAGAACCTCGACCGCGAGGTCGTCCTCGACGACGGTGCCACCGTGAACTTCCTCAAGGCCGACAAGGACATCCCCCTGCCGTACCTCAGCCAGGAGGACCCGGTCCGCGTCGGCGCGCAGGCGACCTTCACCTCACCGGTGGTGCTCGGCTTCGATCACGAGAAGTGGCGGTTCCAGCCGACGACCCGCCTGACCGGAGCCAACGCCGAGGCGGTGCAGCCGACCACGTTCACCGACACCCGCACCGACGCCCCCGAGGCCGTCGGCGGGCAGGTCAGCCTCGCCAGCTTCAACGTGCTCAACTACTTCACCACCACAGGCGACCAGCTCTCAGGGTGCCAGTACTACGACGACCGCAATGGTGACCACATCACCGTCCGCGGCGGCTGCGATGCCCGCGGTGCCGCGAACGCGGAGAGCCTCAAGCGGCAGGAGACGAAGATCGTCACCGCGATCAACAAGCTCGACACCTCGGTCGTCTCGCTCATGGAGATCGAGAATTCCGCCGCCTTCGGCAAGGACCGCGATGACGCGCTGGCGACGCTGGTCAGACGCCTCAACGAGGCGGCCGGGACCCAGAAATGGGACTTCGTCGAATCCCCGTCCGCGGTCCCGTCCGATGAGGACGTCATCCGCACAGCCCTGATCTACCAACCCGCCGAAGTGGCCCCGCAGAACGAGTCCACGATCCTTGACGATCAGGATGCGTTCTCCAACGCTCGCGAACCCCTGTCCCAGGCGTTCGCTCCGAAGGACGACTCCGGTGAGGTCGAGAAGGACAAGACCTTCGTGACGATCGCCAACCACTTCAAATCCAAGGGGTCGGGCTCAGGTCCGGGCAACGAGGACTCCGGCGACGGTCAGGGCGCGTCGAATGCTGATCGCGTCAAGCAGGCCGAATCGCTCGTCGGGTTCGCCGGTGACCAGCAGGAGGCCGCGGACAGCGACCTCGTCTATCTCCTCGGTGACTTCAACTCCTACACTCAGGAAGACCCGATGCAGGTCTTCTACGAGGCCGGATACAAGGACATCGCCGCTGAGAAGACGGACGAATCCACCTATGTCTATGGCTCGCGCACCGGCAGCCTCGACCATGTCCTCGCTCTCGACGCCTCGGACGCGGGCAACGATGCAGGTACGGATCCGTCGGCCTTCGACTCGGTCACCGGGGCCGATGTCTGGAACATCAACTCGGTCGAGTCCCTGGCGCTCGAATACAGCCGCTTCAACTACAACATCGCCAACCTCTACGCGCCGGACCAGTTCCGGGCTTCCGACCATGATCCGGTCGTCGTCGGTCTCTTCGACTCCTCAGATGAGGGCGGGGACGACGACGCCGACGGTTCCGATGAAGCGGATGCCGGAGACAACGCCGACGGCGCAGGCGATGATGCGAACGCCGACGGTTCGAGCGATCATCCCGGCGGAAAGAACGCAGGGAAGAACGGCAACCACTGGGGCAGCCGCGACGGCGACCACCCCGGAGGCAAGAACGCAGGGAAGAACGGTCGCCACAACGGTTGGTGA
- a CDS encoding bifunctional proline dehydrogenase/L-glutamate gamma-semialdehyde dehydrogenase, translating into MLHTETDLATLTAQSIDTVRRWLRVSTSMTTAKNPAAERLSAVLSDDNGLDFTVGFVDRVVRTDDVHAAADALAEVGKLAPETMSYLDRAQIKAGAALAKIAPQVVVPAARTRLRQMVGHMVVDARDKQFGKTVAALTADGHRLNINLLGEAVLGDGEADNHLEQTHRLLARDDVDYVSVKVSSVASQISMWAFDETVDYVVDRLRPLYQQAAKAPTGAKFVNLDMEEYQDLELTIAVFTRLLSEPEFKDLEAGIVIQAYQPDALGAVQRLSEFASRRVENGGVGIKVRLVKGANLAMETVHAEIAGWPATTCDSKQSTDANYKRVLHWLFTPERMKGLRIGVAGHNLFDIAFAHHLSVERAVTDRVEFEMLQGMASEQAAAVTEDVGDLLLYVPAVHPKEFDVAISYLVRRLEENSASENFMSGIFDLANGNDVFKREADRFTASVNQLESILDAEGETAPAPNRHQNRSTETLGETVVPTRFFNEPDTDPSLPANQEWVRTIIAEATAPGYLDDRPNAPKVESTDALDEMIARGRAAAADWRALGAAGRAEILHRAADIFAARRGEFIAVEAAEVGKMPSQSDPEVSEAIDFIRYYALNSLELDNLEGAEFTPDEMVVITPPWNFPVAIPTGGTVAALAAGSAVIHKPSKPTPHCSALIVDCLWQAGVPKDVLQLCAPVERELGQHLVSHPDVDRVILTGASETAAMFKSFRPELHVNAETSGKNALVITPAADRDLAMADLVYSAFGHAGQKCSAASLGIMVGSTYDSERYRRQLVDAASSMVVDWPSNLASTMGPLTEDPSDKLRRALTTLEPGESWLLEPKQLDDSGRLWSPGIKDGVKPGSFFHLTEVFGPVLGLMHAKDLDEAIEFQNAVDFGLTGGIHSLDPEEVATWLDRVEVGNAYVNRGITGAIVRRQSFGGWKQSSVGLGSKAGGPNYLMLFGHFADAGNQDLEAAKADDKRWFEAEFGAAKDHTGLRAEANIFRYRPRPVTLRVTAEASLFDLERSLHAAATVDSPVQLSVAEDVAAEVKIAVTNAGVPARTESAAEFAEMVGQGRYDDTVGARIRVLGRFEDELLAAAAPRPEVAIIDEPVTTSGRVELRYYVQEQAVSMTLHRFGNPSRDFHELAATLTS; encoded by the coding sequence TTGCTGCACACCGAAACCGACCTCGCCACGCTCACCGCCCAGTCGATCGACACCGTCCGCCGGTGGCTGCGAGTGTCGACGTCGATGACCACGGCGAAGAACCCCGCGGCCGAACGCCTCTCCGCCGTCCTCTCCGACGACAACGGCCTCGACTTCACTGTCGGGTTCGTCGATCGGGTCGTGCGCACTGACGATGTCCACGCCGCCGCCGACGCGCTGGCCGAGGTCGGCAAGCTCGCCCCTGAGACGATGTCGTACCTCGACCGCGCGCAGATCAAGGCCGGTGCCGCACTGGCCAAGATCGCCCCGCAGGTCGTCGTGCCCGCCGCCCGCACTCGTCTGCGTCAGATGGTCGGGCATATGGTCGTCGACGCCCGGGACAAGCAGTTCGGCAAGACCGTCGCCGCGCTCACCGCCGACGGTCACCGGCTCAACATCAACCTCCTCGGCGAGGCCGTGCTCGGTGACGGCGAAGCCGACAACCACCTGGAGCAGACCCACCGGCTGCTCGCCCGCGACGATGTCGACTATGTGTCGGTGAAGGTCTCCTCGGTGGCCTCGCAGATCTCGATGTGGGCCTTCGACGAGACCGTCGACTATGTCGTCGACCGCCTCCGTCCGCTCTACCAGCAGGCCGCGAAAGCCCCGACCGGTGCGAAGTTCGTCAACCTCGATATGGAGGAGTACCAGGACCTCGAACTGACGATCGCGGTATTCACGCGCCTGCTCTCCGAACCGGAGTTCAAGGATCTCGAGGCCGGAATCGTCATCCAGGCCTACCAGCCCGATGCGCTCGGCGCCGTGCAGCGGCTGAGCGAATTCGCTTCCCGTCGCGTCGAGAACGGCGGGGTCGGGATCAAGGTCCGCCTCGTCAAGGGCGCGAACCTCGCGATGGAGACGGTGCATGCCGAGATCGCGGGTTGGCCTGCCACGACGTGCGATTCGAAGCAGTCCACGGATGCGAACTACAAGCGGGTCCTGCACTGGCTGTTCACCCCGGAGCGGATGAAGGGGCTGCGCATCGGTGTGGCCGGCCACAACCTCTTCGACATCGCCTTCGCTCACCACCTCTCCGTCGAACGCGCGGTGACCGACCGCGTCGAGTTCGAGATGCTCCAGGGCATGGCCAGCGAGCAGGCCGCCGCCGTGACCGAGGACGTCGGAGACCTCCTCCTTTACGTTCCGGCCGTGCATCCGAAGGAGTTCGACGTCGCGATCTCCTACCTCGTGCGCAGGCTTGAAGAGAACTCTGCGTCCGAGAACTTCATGTCCGGAATCTTCGACCTCGCCAACGGCAACGACGTGTTCAAGCGCGAAGCCGACCGATTCACCGCATCGGTCAACCAGCTCGAATCGATCCTCGACGCCGAGGGCGAGACCGCACCGGCCCCGAACCGCCACCAGAACCGGTCGACCGAAACTCTCGGCGAGACCGTGGTGCCGACCCGGTTCTTCAATGAACCCGACACCGACCCGTCCCTTCCGGCCAACCAGGAGTGGGTGCGCACAATCATCGCCGAGGCGACCGCCCCCGGCTACCTCGACGACCGTCCGAACGCGCCCAAGGTCGAATCCACGGACGCACTCGATGAGATGATCGCCCGCGGTCGCGCCGCCGCTGCCGACTGGCGGGCCCTCGGCGCCGCCGGTCGCGCCGAGATCCTCCACCGAGCCGCGGACATCTTCGCTGCCCGTCGCGGCGAGTTCATCGCCGTCGAGGCGGCCGAGGTCGGCAAGATGCCATCGCAGTCCGATCCCGAGGTATCCGAGGCCATCGACTTCATCCGCTACTACGCGCTGAATTCGCTCGAGCTCGACAACCTCGAGGGCGCGGAGTTCACTCCCGATGAGATGGTCGTCATCACTCCCCCGTGGAACTTCCCCGTGGCGATCCCCACCGGCGGCACCGTTGCGGCGCTGGCGGCCGGATCCGCAGTCATCCATAAGCCGTCGAAGCCGACCCCGCATTGTTCGGCACTCATCGTCGACTGCCTGTGGCAGGCCGGAGTGCCCAAGGACGTGCTGCAGCTGTGCGCACCGGTCGAGCGGGAGCTCGGCCAGCATCTCGTCTCGCATCCCGATGTCGACCGGGTCATCCTCACCGGTGCCTCGGAGACCGCGGCGATGTTCAAGTCCTTCCGTCCCGAACTCCACGTCAATGCGGAGACCTCGGGCAAGAACGCACTGGTCATCACCCCGGCGGCGGACCGAGACCTCGCCATGGCCGACCTCGTGTACTCGGCGTTCGGACATGCCGGGCAGAAATGCTCGGCCGCCTCGTTGGGCATCATGGTCGGGTCGACCTACGATTCCGAGCGCTACCGTCGCCAGCTCGTCGATGCCGCCTCGTCGATGGTCGTCGATTGGCCCTCGAACCTCGCATCGACCATGGGCCCGCTGACCGAGGACCCGTCGGACAAGCTGCGTCGGGCACTGACGACGCTGGAGCCCGGCGAATCCTGGCTGCTCGAGCCCAAGCAGCTCGACGATTCGGGGCGCCTGTGGAGCCCGGGAATCAAGGACGGGGTCAAACCCGGTTCCTTCTTCCACCTCACCGAGGTCTTCGGTCCGGTGCTCGGTCTCATGCATGCCAAGGACCTCGATGAGGCCATCGAGTTCCAGAATGCCGTGGACTTCGGCCTCACCGGCGGCATCCATTCCCTCGACCCCGAGGAGGTCGCCACCTGGCTCGATCGCGTCGAGGTCGGCAACGCCTACGTCAACCGCGGAATCACCGGTGCGATCGTGCGTCGGCAGTCCTTCGGCGGCTGGAAGCAGTCCTCGGTGGGGCTGGGATCGAAGGCAGGCGGCCCGAACTACCTCATGCTCTTCGGCCATTTCGCCGATGCCGGCAACCAGGACCTCGAGGCGGCGAAGGCCGATGACAAGCGCTGGTTCGAAGCCGAATTCGGTGCGGCGAAGGACCACACGGGACTGCGCGCGGAGGCGAACATCTTCCGCTACCGTCCCCGCCCGGTCACCTTGCGCGTGACCGCCGAGGCGAGCCTGTTCGATCTCGAACGCTCCCTCCACGCGGCCGCCACGGTCGATTCCCCGGTGCAGCTGTCCGTGGCCGAGGATGTGGCAGCCGAGGTGAAGATCGCGGTGACGAATGCCGGTGTTCCCGCCCGCACGGAGTCGGCCGCCGAGTTCGCCGAGATGGTCGGTCAGGGTCGCTACGACGACACGGTGGGTGCCCGCATCCGCGTTCTCGGTCGGTTCGAGGACGAGCTGCTGGCTGCAGCCGCACCCCGTCCGGAGGTCGCGATCATCGATGAGCCGGTGACAACCTCGGGACGAGTGGAGCTTCGGTACTACGTGCAGGAGCAGGCGGTGTCGATGACCCTGCACCGCTTCGGCAACCCGAGCCGTGACTTCCACGAGCTCGCCGCCACCCTCACCTCCTAA
- a CDS encoding FCD domain-containing protein — translation MYSAEFRRDAVSLLTTSTLAEASARTGASPSTLRRWANRSDLEDRPRSGRPPIQETADRVVEALVATAGARISGRDYSTRALSEATGLSQSIVSRSVRALTIPVTEVSGGSELVLAASGFPLVIVGVRRIDAGGAGSREESATIVPPRRVQRRIAGITAALRIAGVGRWAQRFDSEHRQVPTAELLGLLDGDGDFLVFDPLGEVPDDLSDGAGARVAVCADFDDFVSALKSRLGECQDIPGSLLDLVADRVRHGLEGVLWRESVPYEPQRTSITSDSMEISSWLPKETRSITEHLAIALREEIIDSGYEPGDRINPRLLSRRMQVPRASVDAALRRMVDDKLLDGSRGGARIPLITTVDVLDLYAARMAIGEVVLRSLALRPQRYLVPVQLALRQVEASAPTRSGIDVEDADLHFQQELARASGLRESARAFEALTLRLRLFISILQLDYSPASDRIVSDDRAMFSALSRADAKMAIEVWRGKVDNAVRHMAGLLGRRRFDQELWTQLTRSLG, via the coding sequence ATGTATTCCGCTGAGTTCCGTCGTGACGCGGTGTCGCTGCTGACGACGTCGACCCTCGCCGAGGCGTCCGCGCGCACGGGTGCATCACCGTCGACCCTGCGTCGTTGGGCGAACCGATCCGACCTTGAGGATCGCCCCCGCAGCGGTCGCCCGCCGATCCAGGAGACTGCCGACCGGGTCGTCGAGGCTCTCGTCGCGACCGCGGGGGCCCGGATCTCCGGGCGAGACTATTCGACCCGTGCTCTGTCCGAGGCGACGGGGCTGAGTCAGAGCATCGTCTCTCGGTCGGTGAGGGCGCTGACGATCCCCGTCACCGAGGTGTCCGGCGGCTCCGAGCTCGTCCTCGCTGCCAGCGGGTTTCCCCTCGTCATCGTCGGTGTTCGCAGAATCGATGCAGGTGGAGCAGGTAGTCGTGAGGAGTCCGCGACGATCGTGCCGCCTCGGCGGGTCCAGCGACGCATCGCCGGAATCACCGCGGCCCTGCGGATTGCGGGAGTCGGGCGGTGGGCACAGCGCTTCGACAGCGAGCATCGGCAGGTGCCCACCGCCGAACTGCTCGGCCTGCTCGACGGTGACGGTGACTTCCTCGTCTTCGACCCCCTCGGTGAGGTTCCTGACGACCTCTCCGACGGGGCTGGAGCCCGGGTGGCGGTGTGCGCGGATTTCGACGATTTCGTCAGCGCACTCAAGAGCCGCCTCGGCGAGTGTCAGGACATTCCCGGGTCCCTGCTCGATCTGGTGGCCGACCGCGTTCGGCACGGACTCGAAGGAGTGCTGTGGCGGGAATCGGTCCCCTACGAGCCGCAGAGAACTTCCATCACTTCTGACTCAATGGAGATCTCGTCGTGGCTGCCGAAAGAGACGCGGTCGATCACCGAACACCTGGCGATCGCGCTGCGTGAGGAGATCATCGATTCCGGATACGAACCCGGCGATCGGATCAATCCGCGCCTGCTGTCGCGTCGCATGCAGGTGCCCAGGGCCTCGGTCGACGCGGCGCTGCGACGGATGGTCGATGACAAACTCCTCGACGGTTCTCGTGGCGGTGCACGGATCCCCTTGATCACGACGGTCGATGTGCTCGACCTCTATGCCGCGCGCATGGCCATCGGGGAGGTCGTGCTCCGCTCCTTGGCCCTGCGTCCGCAGCGCTACCTCGTGCCCGTGCAGCTGGCTCTGCGGCAGGTCGAGGCCTCGGCGCCGACGCGCAGCGGAATCGACGTCGAGGACGCCGACCTCCATTTCCAGCAGGAGCTGGCCCGGGCATCGGGGCTGCGGGAATCGGCGCGTGCCTTCGAGGCCCTGACTCTGCGGCTGCGTCTGTTCATCTCCATTCTGCAGCTCGACTATTCTCCGGCCAGCGACCGCATCGTCAGCGACGACCGTGCCATGTTCAGCGCGTTGAGCCGGGCGGACGCGAAGATGGCGATCGAGGTCTGGCGCGGCAAGGTCGACAATGCGGTGAGGCATATGGCCGGTCTGCTCGGCAGGCGGCGCTTCGACCAGGAGCTGTGGACTCAGCTGACCCGCAGCCTCGGCTGA
- the udk gene encoding uridine kinase: METLVVGVAGGTGSGKTTLTQALLDKCEGPPSVLFHDNYYKRRDELTYAEREKVNYDDLDAFDNDLFVDHLTALRNSQAVDSPVYDFSIHNRSDETTRVEPAPVIIVEGILIFAEPRICQLLDIKLFVDTDADVRLLRRIKRDVVDRGRTLQSVEDQYLGTVKPMHELYVEPSKRNADLIIPDGGHNIVAMDMILNRIQRGVG; encoded by the coding sequence GTGGAGACTTTGGTTGTGGGCGTGGCCGGCGGAACCGGCAGCGGGAAGACGACGTTGACTCAGGCGCTGTTGGACAAGTGCGAGGGGCCGCCGTCGGTGCTTTTCCACGACAACTACTACAAACGGCGCGACGAACTCACCTATGCGGAGCGCGAGAAGGTCAACTACGACGATCTCGACGCCTTCGACAACGACCTCTTCGTCGACCACCTCACTGCGCTGCGGAACTCGCAGGCGGTCGACAGCCCGGTCTACGACTTCTCGATCCACAACCGCAGCGATGAGACGACGCGAGTCGAGCCCGCACCCGTCATCATCGTCGAAGGTATCCTCATCTTCGCCGAACCGCGGATCTGCCAGCTGCTCGACATCAAGCTCTTCGTCGACACCGATGCCGATGTGCGCCTGCTGCGCCGGATCAAACGCGATGTCGTCGACCGCGGGCGAACCCTGCAGTCGGTGGAGGACCAATATCTGGGCACGGTCAAGCCGATGCACGAACTCTACGTCGAGCCGTCGAAGCGCAATGCCGACCTCATCATCCCCGACGGCGGCCACAACATCGTCGCCATGGACATGATCCTCAACCGCATCCAGCGCGGAGTCGGCTGA